The Osmia lignaria lignaria isolate PbOS001 chromosome 3, iyOsmLign1, whole genome shotgun sequence genome includes the window AATTTTCAGTAGAGTCGAAAACCTATGAAAACAGtgttattttgtttcttttaaaaatatgaTTCACTTAAAAAGTTAAtggtttataaaaattattttgttataattaaCTTACATTTTGCAATTTATCATTGAcgtttgtaatattaaaatcatATATATCTTGTTCTTTCTGAGtggatatttcatttttatttttagataatttttgtgacaaaatattttcttgaaattctTGCTCTTTCATTTCGCTGTTCTGAGTCAATTTCATTTGACTTACTTCTACAATTGGTTGTGGCTTCCATTTtgatttcttttgcaatttatCAGAATTCTcttttgcattatatttttctataatcTGACTTGCTTCGTTCATTTTATTCAACGTTTCGTTTAATTTTGTGAAAGCAGTATTTTGTGTGTCTATGGATTTCTTCATGTCTGCAAGTTTGATATTAAACTCATTTCTTAAAGATATTATCTCTTTTTCATgcttttgttttaataattcacAAACGTTTTCTAATTCctgtataaagaaataaaaacaatattatcatCTGTAAATTTACGCAAAGTTTTTGTACATCAAATGTTTAATGTTATACCTGAACTTTTGAATGTTTCTCTgacaatattttttctttttcttcctctaaaTCCTTAATCGTTTTATtcagtttcattattttctgctGATTATTATGTTTCATGTCTTCCAAGGATCTTTCAAGATCTAAATTACGAATCTGGGTTTcgtttaattgattttttatattaGATAAATCATCTATCACGTTCCTGtatttattatctattatatCAAGATCTTGAGCTAAACTTGTTTCTATATTCTGTCTTGCCTCTAAATTTTCTCGTAGTTTGTCAAACtatcaaagaaataaaattaattgtttatatGTACAAAAATATATGAAGTAATTATATAAAGTGTATGATTATACTTCCTGCACTTTTGACTCCATTTGCGTTTTCAATTCTTCTTCCTTATGAACTGATTCTTCATATTTCAAACTTAATTCTGTGTTCTGATGTACTAAATCCTGCACTTTATTTCTGCCACAATATGCACGTGTATTTAATCAATGTAATTAAGAATACTGAATGTATgtgtaaaaatatttacttgCACGCAACGATCTCCTCTTGCAGCTTACAGATTTTCTTGTCTTTTTCTACGAACAGATTAGTCAAATTTTGTTTCTCTTCCGCGACTGTTTCTAATTTTACCTGGAGGTCCTTATTTATCGACGTGAGTTTGTCTTGTTTCTGAAATCAACAATCATAGTGTTTCACACACGTTCATTACATCTATGATAACAACGTGTAAGGATAGTACAGACGAGAAATAGTTTTTATTGTTTTCAGTAAAGAAGATAATACACGTCTTTccgtattaaaaaattaaacaagaaaaaaaaaggtaaaagtTGCTAAAATATTATGTTTTAGACCTTCATTAGTTCTAATTTTTCTTCTGCATGAATATTATGCAATTGATCTTTCTCTAAAATTGATTTCTTCTTTACTTCATCTAGTTGTTTTCTCAATTCCGTCTCCGCAATAACCATTTCCTgtattctaataataaattcaattaacagATAATCAAATGATTTAGTATTgctaatttttatacaaataccgTTTTTCGTGTTGTGCTGCTTTATTTTCAACTGCACTAACAACATTCTTGTGTTCTTCATCTACATAAAAACATGAtaaagtatatatataattaaataattatttctgttgTATTATTATGAATTTACCTTTTAATCTCATAATACTTAATTCTTGTTGTAGCTTTTTTACCGTTGATTGTTGCACGACTATAACATTATCATACAACTTTGACAAATTATCTTTGTGTTG containing:
- the LOC117610959 gene encoding uncharacterized protein LOC117610959 isoform X1, with amino-acid sequence MQQEEDNRKSECEAYNLTPEKLQRTSQDGGSGRRNPMSHHSLELKSRTHFTPYNSPDKYSKTPQSGGSFRKEVTKSKLDSTKRKIQSCHNENLEKIQKTGQSGKFVNALIGQWSKHMGMQTPLSQSIKVQESPMVEEIKRKYAIEERKIQKLQKKLQAAEETISSLSASHETELRAKEEILQQLNSDWESITKYYYEISESLKEFQQHKDNLSKLYDNVIVVQQSTVKKLQQELSIMRLKDEEHKNVVSAVENKAAQHEKRIQEMVIAETELRKQLDEVKKKSILEKDQLHNIHAEEKLELMKKQDKLTSINKDLQVKLETVAEEKQNLTNLFVEKDKKICKLQEEIVACKNKVQDLVHQNTELSLKYEESVHKEEELKTQMESKVQEFDKLRENLEARQNIETSLAQDLDIIDNKYRNVIDDLSNIKNQLNETQIRNLDLERSLEDMKHNNQQKIMKLNKTIKDLEEEKEKILSEKHSKVQELENVCELLKQKHEKEIISLRNEFNIKLADMKKSIDTQNTAFTKLNETLNKMNEASQIIEKYNAKENSDKLQKKSKWKPQPIVEVSQMKLTQNSEMKEQEFQENILSQKLSKNKNEISTQKEQDIYDFNITNVNDKLQNVFDSTENYSYLSQSKNATQLHIISQENNDKTKKDQINSPQKKKIFKTRSTGLKQYGTPRRIFKK
- the LOC117610959 gene encoding uncharacterized protein LOC117610959 isoform X2, producing MQQEEDNRKSECEAYNLTPEKLQRTSQDGGSGRRNPMSHHSLELKSRTHFTPYNSPDKYSKTPQSGGSFRKEVTKSKLDSTKRKIQSCHNENLEKIQKTGQSGKFVNALIGQWSKHMGMQTPLSQSIKESPMVEEIKRKYAIEERKIQKLQKKLQAAEETISSLSASHETELRAKEEILQQLNSDWESITKYYYEISESLKEFQQHKDNLSKLYDNVIVVQQSTVKKLQQELSIMRLKDEEHKNVVSAVENKAAQHEKRIQEMVIAETELRKQLDEVKKKSILEKDQLHNIHAEEKLELMKKQDKLTSINKDLQVKLETVAEEKQNLTNLFVEKDKKICKLQEEIVACKNKVQDLVHQNTELSLKYEESVHKEEELKTQMESKVQEFDKLRENLEARQNIETSLAQDLDIIDNKYRNVIDDLSNIKNQLNETQIRNLDLERSLEDMKHNNQQKIMKLNKTIKDLEEEKEKILSEKHSKVQELENVCELLKQKHEKEIISLRNEFNIKLADMKKSIDTQNTAFTKLNETLNKMNEASQIIEKYNAKENSDKLQKKSKWKPQPIVEVSQMKLTQNSEMKEQEFQENILSQKLSKNKNEISTQKEQDIYDFNITNVNDKLQNVFDSTENYSYLSQSKNATQLHIISQENNDKTKKDQINSPQKKKIFKTRSTGLKQYGTPRRIFKK